One Lysinibacillus fusiformis genomic window carries:
- a CDS encoding AraC family transcriptional regulator codes for MLDSNPNWLAHCTEIKDLAKSLFQKSTIHLDSAALLLITDGQTTLSINGHKEHIVFGHLTAIESGAVIQLTNTNRLDFSGYLISFVSYDTEMKSTCNWSIDTTNGYYLQRVPETVIADIRISLAKNTDHLHITIKQFILYSLLKELQQERPTDEYTLEQRIEHTVIYMQKKYNQMMTRDELAAIAGYSPWYYSRKFIELYDKTPIAYLISYRIFRAQEMLLTTDDLSQNIAKKVGFDDVQNFSRQFKRIVDRPPKQFKKAVGEYRICFLSPAHAEIVIALGIVPNCVTVTSSLTPKYQKILFHEVGTTILEMPQYVIQQDIIVQQQPDLIIGVDLTEETKQHFQTIAPVITGLPYDLNSLIRYFGELFNKENEATQIIHELTTHVDVLKNKIQHHIAKDATVLYLRVEELGYRYVGESSSDSAILLYQELGLQMPEILRANENSFNICSLQQLVVANPTYLFIEKRIMDYFTADLSLATLQKSEPWANLDAVKNKRVFYVDTGLWINNCSVFGKRKIMQQIEQSILDVCPKTQ; via the coding sequence ATGCTTGATTCTAATCCTAATTGGCTGGCACATTGCACAGAAATAAAAGATTTAGCCAAATCATTATTTCAAAAATCAACGATACATCTTGATAGTGCGGCTCTCTTATTGATTACGGATGGCCAAACCACTCTATCCATTAATGGGCACAAAGAACATATTGTATTTGGGCATTTAACCGCCATTGAAAGTGGTGCGGTTATCCAACTTACAAATACAAACCGTCTTGATTTTTCAGGCTATTTAATTAGCTTTGTGTCGTATGATACCGAAATGAAATCAACCTGTAATTGGTCTATCGATACAACGAATGGTTACTACCTTCAACGAGTGCCTGAAACGGTCATCGCAGATATTCGCATATCGCTCGCTAAAAACACAGACCATCTCCATATCACCATTAAACAATTTATTTTATACAGCTTGTTGAAAGAATTACAACAAGAGCGGCCAACAGATGAATACACACTTGAACAAAGAATTGAACATACTGTTATTTATATGCAAAAAAAATATAATCAAATGATGACAAGAGATGAACTAGCAGCTATCGCTGGATATAGCCCATGGTATTATTCGAGAAAGTTCATTGAGTTATATGATAAAACACCGATAGCCTATTTAATTAGTTATCGTATTTTCCGCGCACAAGAAATGCTATTAACAACAGATGATTTATCACAAAATATCGCAAAAAAAGTTGGTTTTGATGATGTGCAAAACTTTAGTCGACAGTTTAAACGCATTGTTGATCGCCCTCCTAAGCAATTCAAAAAGGCTGTTGGTGAATATCGTATTTGCTTTCTCTCACCTGCACATGCAGAAATTGTGATTGCATTAGGTATTGTACCTAATTGTGTTACTGTGACTAGCTCCCTAACTCCGAAGTATCAAAAGATTCTTTTTCATGAAGTTGGTACAACCATTTTAGAAATGCCTCAATATGTGATTCAACAAGACATAATTGTACAACAACAACCCGATTTAATTATCGGTGTCGACTTAACGGAAGAGACAAAACAACACTTCCAAACTATCGCCCCTGTTATCACTGGGCTACCTTATGATTTAAATTCACTAATTCGTTATTTTGGTGAATTGTTTAATAAAGAGAATGAAGCTACACAAATCATTCACGAACTTACGACACATGTAGACGTTCTAAAAAATAAAATACAACATCATATTGCAAAGGATGCTACTGTACTTTACTTACGTGTGGAGGAGTTGGGTTATCGCTATGTCGGTGAATCTTCTAGTGACTCGGCTATCCTTTTATATCAGGAACTTGGCTTACAAATGCCTGAAATATTGCGCGCAAATGAAAATAGTTTCAACATATGTTCTTTACAACAATTAGTGGTAGCCAATCCTACTTATTTGTTTATTGAAAAACGCATAATGGATTATTTTACTGCCGACCTTAGCTTAGCTACTTTACAAAAAAGTGAGCCGTGGGCGAATTTAGATGCTGTAAAAAATAAGCGTGTTTTTTATGTGGATACGGGTTTATGGATTAACAATTGCAGTGTGTTTGGCAAAAGGAAAATTATGCAACAGATTGAACAATCGATTTTAGATGTTTGCCCTAAAACACAATAA
- a CDS encoding ABC transporter substrate-binding protein, with amino-acid sequence MKKTMQYILLLLVALTLVACSSTNKESGNKAKNQKEKSESTTRVVKDAYGDVTIPTEPKNMLVLGSNYAENLIEIGVTPQMVTVVEEIEPEYRFKLFNDNNVKIIPTVQYEDNLEVILEAAPDVIIAQGAAIDAKKYEALSKIAPTVAVEAGVAIDEFVPVLGELFNKEKEAELALKKFRKKIEETKEKLHNAIGDEKILVLRVEQNQYRVLGTEKGSPGSDMLYTQLGLNIPTMLKDNNDWFTPISLEVLPEIDADHIFVEQRQMQNYSSEQSLKDLKNSPMWQAMDAVKAGNVYPLKTADYVVGEGLIGSPLFLDYLVERLVP; translated from the coding sequence ATGAAAAAAACTATGCAATATATACTTTTACTGTTAGTTGCTTTAACATTAGTTGCTTGCTCAAGCACTAACAAAGAGAGCGGAAATAAGGCAAAGAATCAAAAAGAAAAAAGCGAGTCTACAACGCGTGTTGTAAAAGATGCCTACGGTGATGTCACTATCCCTACCGAACCTAAAAATATGTTAGTCCTTGGTTCTAACTATGCTGAAAACTTAATTGAAATCGGTGTAACGCCTCAAATGGTGACAGTCGTTGAAGAAATTGAACCTGAATATCGCTTCAAATTATTCAATGACAACAATGTTAAAATAATTCCGACTGTGCAATATGAGGATAATTTAGAAGTTATTCTTGAAGCAGCACCAGATGTCATTATTGCTCAAGGTGCAGCGATTGATGCTAAAAAATACGAGGCTTTAAGTAAAATTGCCCCTACTGTTGCTGTTGAGGCAGGCGTTGCAATAGATGAATTTGTTCCTGTGCTTGGTGAACTGTTCAATAAAGAGAAAGAAGCTGAACTTGCTCTCAAGAAGTTTAGGAAAAAAATAGAAGAAACCAAAGAAAAACTACACAATGCTATAGGTGACGAAAAAATTCTCGTATTACGTGTAGAACAAAATCAATATCGTGTGCTAGGCACTGAAAAGGGTAGTCCTGGAAGTGACATGCTATACACACAACTTGGATTAAATATTCCAACTATGTTGAAAGATAATAATGATTGGTTCACGCCCATTTCCTTAGAAGTTTTACCTGAAATTGACGCAGATCATATTTTTGTCGAACAACGTCAAATGCAAAATTATAGTAGTGAACAATCCTTGAAAGATTTAAAGAATAGCCCGATGTGGCAAGCAATGGATGCTGTGAAAGCAGGCAATGTTTACCCATTAAAAACAGCAGATTACGTTGTAGGTGAAGGTTTAATTGGCTCTCCACTATTCCTTGATTATTTAGTTGAAAGGTTGGTGCCTTAA
- the sigY gene encoding RNA polymerase sigma factor SigY — MDEKDLIRKAKKGDTLALSKLLQQNYSFLVKYLMKVTLHPQIAEDLTQETMMKCIEKIQLYNGESKFSSWLITIATNLFIDQQRRKKREKNWLEQEQALRKMKWNAAIMNEEWNDVLDVLAQINEEIRMPIVLKHYYGYSYKEIGKMMGIAEGTVKSRVSNGLKSVRKELAELERV; from the coding sequence ATGGATGAAAAGGATTTAATTCGAAAGGCGAAAAAAGGAGATACATTGGCTCTTTCGAAACTGCTACAACAGAACTATTCGTTCCTCGTAAAGTATTTAATGAAAGTTACCCTTCATCCACAAATCGCAGAAGATTTAACACAAGAGACGATGATGAAGTGTATTGAAAAAATCCAACTGTATAATGGTGAATCCAAGTTTTCCTCATGGCTCATCACAATCGCAACGAACCTTTTTATCGATCAACAGCGCAGAAAGAAGCGGGAGAAAAACTGGCTAGAGCAGGAACAAGCGCTCCGAAAAATGAAATGGAATGCAGCCATTATGAACGAAGAATGGAATGATGTACTTGATGTACTTGCTCAAATTAATGAAGAAATACGTATGCCAATCGTGTTAAAGCATTATTACGGATATTCATATAAGGAAATTGGAAAAATGATGGGTATTGCAGAAGGAACAGTAAAATCTCGAGTTTCAAATGGTCTAAAAAGTGTACGAAAGGAGTTGGCTGAACTTGAAAGAGTATGA
- a CDS encoding YxlC family protein, translating into MKEYDSKKSNFMLDDENELTVKQLIDGLEKLDQWNPVSTPSLQWFQQNVELEKKRIRKKQWKDLLTFISVAVFVLSVGIAVVYRQPILFLYFQLVGIILLPLALNKTRKKVSNE; encoded by the coding sequence TTGAAAGAGTATGATTCTAAAAAAAGTAATTTTATGTTGGATGATGAAAATGAATTAACGGTTAAGCAATTAATAGATGGTTTAGAAAAACTGGATCAATGGAATCCAGTATCTACTCCAAGCTTACAATGGTTTCAACAGAATGTTGAATTAGAGAAAAAAAGAATACGAAAAAAACAATGGAAAGACCTCCTCACGTTTATCTCTGTTGCAGTATTTGTGCTTTCGGTTGGGATTGCTGTCGTTTATCGTCAGCCAATTCTTTTTCTTTATTTTCAGCTTGTGGGGATTATCTTACTGCCCTTAGCGCTTAACAAAACTAGAAAGAAGGTCAGTAATGAATGA